The Cylindrospermopsis curvispora GIHE-G1 genome contains a region encoding:
- a CDS encoding phosphate/phosphite/phosphonate ABC transporter substrate-binding protein codes for MNLDQFLTGKRKFLIASTLATVTSLFVSNVVKTQPTVANSNPSAAAPLLLTKNLKNLTIVFPSRKDAPNLQEQVGKVANFLSRELGIPVKAQISDDTAAVEALRANRADVAFLSSRPALKAEGLANSRLYLAEVRSNYSGRYTYNSIFVVAKNSPLTPKASTKATLEQLRGKKIAFTSPTSGSGFIFPVSELVKNGFVPDKDRMEGFFSQITYGGNYSKALESVVRGQADVATVSEYAMYPPYISTTDAAKLRVLYKISGVPAHGIVVDDDVPVVMREKIINAFLKLNKPENNQLLQGLYNSTELVRVDHNRHLKPVRDALKNLGIEP; via the coding sequence ATGAACCTTGACCAATTCCTAACTGGGAAAAGAAAGTTCTTGATTGCCAGTACATTGGCAACAGTGACAAGTTTATTTGTCAGCAATGTGGTGAAAACCCAACCGACGGTGGCTAACTCCAATCCTTCTGCAGCAGCACCACTGTTACTTACAAAAAATCTCAAAAATTTGACCATAGTCTTTCCTAGTCGAAAGGATGCTCCTAACCTGCAAGAACAAGTGGGGAAAGTAGCTAACTTCTTGTCCCGGGAGTTAGGAATACCCGTAAAGGCACAAATTAGCGATGATACTGCTGCTGTAGAAGCCCTAAGAGCTAATAGAGCCGATGTGGCTTTTTTAAGTAGTCGTCCAGCCTTAAAAGCGGAAGGACTAGCAAATTCTCGTTTATATCTAGCAGAGGTGAGATCTAACTACTCCGGTAGATACACTTATAATTCCATATTTGTAGTTGCCAAAAACAGTCCTCTAACTCCTAAAGCTTCTACTAAAGCGACGCTGGAACAGCTCAGAGGCAAAAAAATTGCCTTTACCTCCCCCACCTCTGGATCAGGGTTTATTTTCCCAGTCAGTGAGTTGGTAAAGAACGGATTTGTCCCCGACAAAGATCGGATGGAAGGTTTCTTTAGTCAAATTACTTATGGAGGTAATTACAGTAAAGCACTGGAATCAGTGGTGCGTGGTCAAGCAGATGTAGCAACAGTTTCTGAGTATGCCATGTATCCCCCCTATATATCCACCACAGATGCTGCTAAATTGCGAGTGCTGTATAAAATATCCGGTGTTCCCGCTCATGGAATAGTTGTTGATGATGATGTTCCAGTAGTCATGCGAGAAAAAATTATTAACGCCTTTCTCAAGTTAAACAAACCAGAAAATAACCAATTGTTGCAGGGTTTGTATAATTCCACCGAGCTAGTGAGAGTTGATCATAATCGTCACTTGAAACCCGTGCGCGATGCTCTGAAAAATTTGGGCATAGAACCATAA
- a CDS encoding phosphonate ABC transporter ATP-binding protein, whose amino-acid sequence MKLIECHNLKTSYTPSSNRPILNGIDLEISQGEFVVLLGLNGAGKSTLLRSLIGLAPVVGGSVYINNRQMTNETLPEIRQDIGMLFQGGGLIGQLSVLDNVLCGRLGKRKTTQTLFGFPRQDHFLAQQLLAQLGLKGKIYQKTSQLSGGQQQRVAIARALIQFPQILLADEPITGLDMMASQQVMETLVKLNREQGLTIIMVLHDLAMAAKYADRAIVLNAGRIVYDGKPYNLPEKVAQVSHF is encoded by the coding sequence ATGAAATTAATTGAATGTCACAATCTAAAAACAAGTTACACTCCATCCTCAAATCGTCCCATCCTCAATGGGATTGATTTGGAGATTAGCCAAGGTGAATTTGTGGTTCTATTGGGTTTAAACGGAGCAGGGAAATCCACCCTATTGCGATCGCTCATAGGGTTAGCTCCGGTAGTAGGTGGTTCTGTTTACATAAACAATAGACAGATGACAAACGAGACCTTGCCAGAAATTCGTCAAGATATTGGCATGTTATTTCAAGGTGGGGGATTAATTGGGCAGTTATCAGTTTTAGATAATGTGTTATGTGGTCGTTTAGGCAAAAGAAAAACCACCCAAACTTTATTTGGATTTCCTCGTCAGGATCACTTCTTAGCTCAACAATTATTAGCACAACTGGGTTTGAAAGGTAAAATCTATCAAAAAACCAGTCAACTCAGTGGTGGACAGCAACAAAGAGTAGCTATTGCCAGGGCTCTAATTCAATTCCCGCAAATCCTGTTAGCGGATGAACCAATTACTGGTTTAGACATGATGGCTTCTCAACAGGTAATGGAAACCCTGGTCAAACTAAATCGAGAGCAGGGATTAACTATTATTATGGTGCTACATGATTTAGCTATGGCTGCAAAATATGCCGATCGTGCTATAGTTTTGAATGCTGGGCGCATTGTTTATGACGGTAAACCTTATAATTTACCAGAGAAAGTTGCTCAGGTTTCACACTTTTAG